The genomic window ACAGTGAGTAAGCATACTTTTTTACCACGGAGTTACACGAAAATTTCACAGGTACTAAAAAACTAAAATTCCGTGAGTCTCCGTGCAACTCCGTGGTTAATATTTTCAAAAGGTTAATCGGTTAATACGTCATTTACTTCTTCTTTTTCTTCCTCTCCAATCATTTTGGTTGCTTCTTCCATGGGGATTTCCTGGACTTTTTTAAGCTTGCGTTCAATGGCACGGGTTCTTACTTCTGCTTTATCTATGGTGTTGCTGGCTTCCTTTAGTTTCTTTTTCGTTTTTGCCAGAACATCACCGAATTTGCCGAATTCGGTTTTTACCACACCCAGCAATTCCCATACTTCGCTTGAACGTTTTTCTATGGCCAGTGTCCTGAATCCCATATGCAGGCTGTTGAGCAAAGCGGCCAGTGTGGTCGGTCCGGTAATAACAATACGGTATTCACGCTGGAGCATATCGCACAAACCCGGGCGACGCAGTACCTCTGCATACAATCCCTCAACGGGCAGAAACATAATACCGAAATCAGTGGTGTTGGGGGGATCAATATACTTTTCCCTGATTTGTTTGGCTTCGGCCTTTATGCGTATTTCCAGGCTTTTTACCGCTTTTTCGGCCAGCTCCCTGTCCGCATTCTCCTGTGCATCAATCAGGCGCTGGTAATCTTCCTGGGGAAATTTGGAATCTATCGGCATCCAGACAACTTTTTCCTTGTCTGTACCCTGTCCGGGAAGTTTTATGGCAAACTCAACCCTTTCATTACTGTTGGTTTTGGTAGCCACATTCACATCATACTGATCCGAAGTTAAAATCTGTTCGAGAATATTGCCCAGTTGGATTTCACCCCACGTGCCTCTGGTTTTTACATTGGTTAGAACTTTTTTTAAATCACCCACCCCGGTGGCCAGGGTACGCATTTCTCCCAGCCCTTTATACACCTGTTCAAGACGTTCACTCACCTGTTTGAAAGATTCACCCAAACGCTTTTCCAGGGTAGATTGCAGTTTTTCATCGACAGTGGCTCGCATTTGTTCCAGTTTTTTACTGTTATCCTCCTGCAGCGCACGAAGTTGATTCTCCATGCCCAAACGCATGGTCTCTAATTTATCTTCATTTAATTTGGTCATATCTCCCAGCTGTTTGGAAAAAGAATCAAGCTGACCCTTTTGCATACCGGCGTTTTCCGTCATTCGTTTGAGCAGTGAATCGCTGAAATCCTTTAAGGATTTACTCAGTTCCTCGCGCGCAATTTTTGCACCGCCAGCGGTTTCTTCCCTGTTTCTGGATATTTCGTCTTTGATGACCCGTTCGGTTTGCTGATGCCTGTTTTCAAGGGATGATAAACTTTCTTTCAGTTTAGCGGCCGTTTCATCTGATTTTTGTCTAATCAGCATAACGAGAAGGATGATTAGAAAAATAAAGGGCAAACCAATAAAAAGTAATACGTTTTCATCCATTACATAATCCTTTTTGGTAAAAATCTATCATGGATTTTCACGGAAGCTTTACTGAATGGTTTGATCTAACAAACATTAAAGACCATTGTTTTAATATCATAGATATGTCGTGCTCCTCCGCGGTGAAAAACTATACGGAAACGTACCTTTTGAGTCAAGGATTAATGCCTCATGTTATCCGCTGTCCTTTGTCCAAATAATTGCTATGATCAGAGAACTTGTCCTTGATCA from Thermodesulfobacteriota bacterium includes these protein-coding regions:
- the rmuC gene encoding DNA recombination protein RmuC, with the protein product MDENVLLFIGLPFIFLIILLVMLIRQKSDETAAKLKESLSSLENRHQQTERVIKDEISRNREETAGGAKIAREELSKSLKDFSDSLLKRMTENAGMQKGQLDSFSKQLGDMTKLNEDKLETMRLGMENQLRALQEDNSKKLEQMRATVDEKLQSTLEKRLGESFKQVSERLEQVYKGLGEMRTLATGVGDLKKVLTNVKTRGTWGEIQLGNILEQILTSDQYDVNVATKTNSNERVEFAIKLPGQGTDKEKVVWMPIDSKFPQEDYQRLIDAQENADRELAEKAVKSLEIRIKAEAKQIREKYIDPPNTTDFGIMFLPVEGLYAEVLRRPGLCDMLQREYRIVITGPTTLAALLNSLHMGFRTLAIEKRSSEVWELLGVVKTEFGKFGDVLAKTKKKLKEASNTIDKAEVRTRAIERKLKKVQEIPMEEATKMIGEEEKEEVNDVLTD